CCAGAGCATAAACAGCCAAAAGGTTCGCAAGTCGGCATCAAACTCAAAACTGTCCAAATAGCCCCAGTTATATTTGTTGATGGCAGTTTCTAACATAGGTTTAAAAAATGCCTGTACGCCTAGAGTTTGATACTGTTTTTGCGCTGCTTTTTTCACATGGTAGCGGCCGCTGCGTTGATAAATAATGCCGTTAATTTCGGCTAGCACTCTGGTGTAGTGCAAGGCATTGAATTTGTCTTCGTTACTGCCCGCAAACTCGCTGATACTTATGTCACGTTCGAATTGAGCAACGGCAAACTCAGGCAATAACTCACTGGCCTGTTTAACCAACTTAGTCGGTAAATTGCCTTTACTCGTGGCTTTGAATGAGCCTTCTTGTGCCATGGCCTCATCAAGAATTAGCGCGAGATAGCGCATCACTGGGCTGGCAGAAAGATCGTCTGGTGTGCTGATTTTCACACACTGTAGTTCATCAAAAGGCGCATAAAGCCAATTGGCCATTTGCATTGGCGTCACGCCACAAAAATCGGGATGAGGTTGATTATTGCGATCCTGAACTTTGTGTTGTAAAGCAACGTTGAGTTCATCAAGGCTCAAATTTGGGTTCATTGCCAGCATCGCTTCAACATCATCGATGACTTGGGCATGTTGCTTAGAAACGCTGTTCATACAACAACGTTTAAATTTTTTACCACTGCCACAATGGCAAGGATCGTTTCGGCCGAGCTTCATTATGGGTTTCTCTTATTGTGGTAGAAAATATTGAAAAAAAACGCCTTGCCAATTCTGAGCCAACACCCCCACTGCGACCTCTTCACCCGACGTGCGAGCTACACTGAGTTTCTGAACGGGTTTAAAACTCATCTTTTAGCACCTCATAATGCTAGTCGGTATAGCAGCACGCGCCTTGTTAGGTTGTGTGAGCGGATATAGCCTGTCTAGCGAGTCAAGTGTCTTCTGCCAAAGCAACAGTAATTGGCGGAAGGAAATTTGCCCAGTCAGCTCAAATTTCTTAATGGTGGCCACAGGCACGCAGCTTCGCTCTGCCAGTGCAGCCCGTGACAGCTTGCTTGTTGGCGTAACTCACGTAAGTAAGCAGCATAGGCTCGGCTCACATCAGTATCATCAAGTAATGTAAAATTCATCGGCGGCCACAACGCCCTGTGCTCAGGGCGTTTTCGTTGCATTATTGCCCTTCACCCTTTCCTGCATGCGAGACCGGCAAGGCTTCCTTATAGACTTCGTTCACCGAATTAAATTGTCGCGCCGCCTCCAGTGCATTCAATGTTGTTAGCTTCATCGAATTGCGAATGGGCCGGTGAGGCACGTTTTCAATCGGTGTTTTTAACATCAGGGGTTTACCTAATTCAAACAAAATACAGTCATAAGTATCAACACTTAACTTTCCCGTTTGCTCAACGTCTAGTTCATTCCTTTTCACGATTTTCTGGCTTTTAACTGGCCATATTTTCTTAATCGATTTCCAGTGGGGATCAAGGTCACTCGTTGAGGCGATAGCAAGGTAGCGTATTTCTGCGACTACGTGATTTTTTGACTTTTTCATCGCCGCATTGAATGTCTCCACTCTGGTGTGGTACCACGCCGATGTGCCGTTTTCAAAATTATCAAAATAGGTGCTGGTTCGCCCCACCTTACCACCCAAAGCGGCCGTCATCACTAAATCGGGGTAAAGCGTTTGCCCCATGCCGTAATAAGGGATCCGTGCGGCTTCTTGCAGATATAAACGTTCTTGTAATTGTTGCGTGCTGTAATAATTTCCCGCAACACCAAGCTGGTGCTTTAGAAAATCCACAATCCAGCGGCATCCAACCTGACCATCGTTGTTGGGCAGAAGTGCAAACGCGCCAATCCCCACCTCAGAAATGGCATCAAGGTAAGGGTTGTCTTCCACGTTTTGGTTAAAAAAGCCGGGATAGAGGGCAAAGGCTCCAAACACGGGGCGACTTTTCTGGCCTGCTACGGATGATGTGTCTTGCGTAATACGGATCAACGCATCACGGTAACGGTGCATTTGGTTAATGGCATCGTCCGGCACCAAATCGATTTTATCAATATCGTATTTATCTGCATCGCTACCATCCACTTGGCTCGCTTTGGTTTGAATACGGTACTTGGCATCGAATAGCCAAATACAGCGCTTATCGCTCGGCGTAGGGAATTCAACCTTCAAGACAATATCAGGACGATGAGAGACGAAGTAAGAACGAATATCTTCGCT
This genomic interval from Pectobacterium aquaticum contains the following:
- a CDS encoding YecA family protein — protein: MKLGRNDPCHCGSGKKFKRCCMNSVSKQHAQVIDDVEAMLAMNPNLSLDELNVALQHKVQDRNNQPHPDFCGVTPMQMANWLYAPFDELQCVKISTPDDLSASPVMRYLALILDEAMAQEGSFKATSKGNLPTKLVKQASELLPEFAVAQFERDISISEFAGSNEDKFNALHYTRVLAEINGIIYQRSGRYHVKKAAQKQYQTLGVQAFFKPMLETAINKYNWGYLDSFEFDADLRTFWLFMLWRIQSHKRVDQLIEEVITAFPDLLQAFPTNHYFSPERNLSMLIESRFIGRFLQFWGFVTADRYIIADPVDRVVQVQPLLTHTFQFTINT